Sequence from the Acidobacteriota bacterium genome:
TGTACATCCTGACGAAGGAGGAGGGTGGCCGCCACACTCCGTTCTTCAAGGGGTACCGTCCTCAGTTCTACTTCCGTACGACGGATGTGACGGGTTCGGCGGATCTTCCGGCGGACGTGGAGATGGTGATGCCGGGTGACAACGTGAACCTGGAGGTGACGTTGATCGCTCCCATCGCGATGGAGAAGGGCGTTCGGTTCGCGATCCGCGAGGGTGGCCGGACCGTGGGCGCCGGCACCGTGACGGAGATCATCGAGTAAGACCGGTGTCACCGGTTGCTGAAGGGAACGACTGACCATGGTCAACGAAAAGATCCGCATTCGCCTGAAGGCGTACGACTACCGGGTGCTCGATTCGTCGGCACACGAGATCGTCGACACCGCCCGCCGTACCGGCGCCAGAGTTGTCGGCCCGATTCCGCTGCCGACCCACATCTCGAGGTACACCGTCAATCGGTCGCCTCATGTGGACAAGAAGTCTCGGGAGCAGTTCGAGGTGCGAACTCACAAGCGGCTGCTGGACATTTTCGAGCCCACCAGCCAGACCGTCGACGCGCTGATGAAGCTGGAGCTTCCCGCCGGCGTGGACGTCGAGATCAAGGCGTTCGGTAAGTAAACGAGGTATTCTGATGAACGGAATTCTGGGCAAAAAGCTGGGGATGACTCAGCTGTTCGCTGAGGACGGCAAGATCGTTCCGGTGACCGTGGTGGAAGCGGGCCCCTGTCTGGTCGTGCAACGCAAGACCGAAGAGGTGGATGGCTACGAAGCGGTCCAGATCGGTCTGGTGGAGCAGCCCGCGCCGCGCAAGCTGAATCAGCCGCGTCGGGGGCATCTGGACAAGGCCGGTGCGCCTCCCATGCGCCGTCTGATGGAGTTTCCCGTCGACGGTGACGAAGATCCCCAGCCCGGGGACGAGATCAAGGTCTCGATCCTGGAGCCGGATCAGTACGTCGACGTCATCGGCACCAGCAAGGGTAAGGGCTTCCAGGGCGTGGTCAAGCGCTACGGATTCGGCGGTGGCCGGGCTACCCACGGTTCGATGTTCCACCGTGCTCCGGGCTCCATCGGTCAGTCCGCCTGGCCCTCCCGCGTGATCAAGGGCAAGCGCCTTCCCGGTCAGATGGGCAACACCCGCGTGACGGTGAAGAACCTGCTGGTGG
This genomic interval carries:
- the tuf gene encoding elongation factor Tu (EF-Tu; promotes GTP-dependent binding of aminoacyl-tRNA to the A-site of ribosomes during protein biosynthesis; when the tRNA anticodon matches the mRNA codon, GTP hydrolysis results; the inactive EF-Tu-GDP leaves the ribosome and release of GDP is promoted by elongation factor Ts; many prokaryotes have two copies of the gene encoding EF-Tu) codes for the protein YILTKEEGGRHTPFFKGYRPQFYFRTTDVTGSADLPADVEMVMPGDNVNLEVTLIAPIAMEKGVRFAIREGGRTVGAGTVTEIIE
- the rpsJ gene encoding 30S ribosomal protein S10 encodes the protein MVNEKIRIRLKAYDYRVLDSSAHEIVDTARRTGARVVGPIPLPTHISRYTVNRSPHVDKKSREQFEVRTHKRLLDIFEPTSQTVDALMKLELPAGVDVEIKAFGK
- the rplC gene encoding 50S ribosomal protein L3; protein product: MMNGILGKKLGMTQLFAEDGKIVPVTVVEAGPCLVVQRKTEEVDGYEAVQIGLVEQPAPRKLNQPRRGHLDKAGAPPMRRLMEFPVDGDEDPQPGDEIKVSILEPDQYVDVIGTSKGKGFQGVVKRYGFGGGRATHGSMFHRAPGSIGQSAWPSRVIKGKRLPGQMGNTRVTVKNLLVVKVDEEKNLVYLRGAVPGANNSYVALQRSKRG